The Myotis daubentonii chromosome 9, mMyoDau2.1, whole genome shotgun sequence genome has a segment encoding these proteins:
- the LOC132242145 gene encoding olfactory receptor 51B6, which translates to MWLNTTTSSFLLTGFPGMEKAHHWISIPLLAVYISILLGNGTLLFLIRDDHNLHEPMYYFLAMLAATDLGVTLTTMPTVLGVLWLNHRKIGHGACFSQAYLIHTLSIVESGVLLAMAYDRFIAIRNPLRYTSILTNTRVMKIGVGVFTRASLSIMPIIIRLHWFPYCRSHVLSHAFCLHQDVIKLACADITFNRLYPVVVVFAMVLLDFFIICFSYIFILKTVTGIASGEERAKALNTCVSHICCILVFYVTVVGLTFIHRFGKHAPHVVHITMSYIYFLFPPFMNPVIYSIKTKQIQRGIIRLFSPPHTRA; encoded by the coding sequence ATGTGGCTTAATACCACTACTTCCTCATTTCTGCTTACTGGCTTCCCAGGCATGGAGAAGGCACATCACTGGATCTCCATTCCATTATTGGCAGTTTACATCTCCATACTTCTTGGTAATGGCACCCTTCTCTTTCTCATCAGGGATGATCATAACCTTCATGAGCCCATGTACTATTTCTTAGCTATGCTGGCAGCTACAGACCTCGGAGTGACATTGACCACAATGCCCACAGTTCTGGGAGTCCTGTGGTTGAATCACAGAAAGATTGGCCATGGGGCCTGCTTCTCTCAGGCCTACCTTATCCATACACTTTCTATTGTGGAGTCTGGTGTTTTGCTTGCGATGGCCTATGACCGTTTCATTGCCATCCGCAACCCCTTGAGATATACTTCCATCCTTACAAACACTAGAGTAATGAAGATTGGGGTGGGGGTATTTACAAGGGCCAGTCTGTCAATTATGCCAATAATTATTCGCCTTCACTGGTTTCCCTATTGTCGATCCCATGTACTCTCCCATGCTTTCTGTCTACACCAAGATGTCATCAAGTTAGCCTGTGCTGACATCACCTTCAATCGTCTCTATCCAGTCGTGGTTGTATTTGCAATGGTCTTGTTGGACTTTTTCATTATctgtttttcttacatttttattctcaAGACTGTCACGGGCATTGCTTCTGGAGAAGAAAGGGCCAAGGCCCTCAACACATGTGTCTCCCACATCTGCTGTATCCTGGTCTTCTATGTCACTGTAGTTGGTCTAACATTTATCCACAGGTTTGGAAAACATGCTCCTCACGTGGTCCACATCACAATGAGCtacatttactttcttttccccccttttatgAACCCTGTCATCTATAGCATTAAGACTA